In one window of Bacteroidota bacterium DNA:
- a CDS encoding sugar transferase — TNNTDNSRLTQFGRLLRKSSLDEIPQLINILKGDMSLIGPRPLLVKYLQYYTPEEKIRHQVRPGITGLAQINGRNNLTWNDRLQFDIQYVKNLSLALDLNIFFNTIGVIFRGKNIQPDASLELKDLDVERKPIIIADNKNKIN, encoded by the coding sequence CTACAAATAATACTGATAATAGTAGACTTACACAGTTTGGTCGTTTATTAAGAAAGAGTTCCCTAGATGAGATCCCCCAACTTATAAATATTTTAAAAGGAGATATGAGTTTAATAGGTCCACGACCACTATTAGTAAAATATTTACAATATTATACACCAGAAGAAAAAATCAGACATCAGGTAAGGCCCGGCATAACAGGGTTAGCTCAAATAAACGGTCGCAATAATTTGACATGGAACGATCGACTTCAATTTGACATTCAATATGTTAAAAATTTATCTTTAGCTTTAGATCTTAATATATTTTTTAATACAATTGGGGTAATATTTAGAGGGAAGAATATACAGCCGGATGCAAGTTTGGAGTTAAAGGATCTTGATGTGGAAAGAAAACCAATAATTATAGCAGATAATAAAAATAAAATTAATTAA